Proteins found in one Nocardia brasiliensis ATCC 700358 genomic segment:
- a CDS encoding MerR family transcriptional regulator, which translates to MKWMGERVWKVGELADDAGLTIRTLHHYDRIGLVRAAKRTGTGHRLYTEADVQRLYQVLALRQLGLGLDKIAELLAGTVTMAQVLLAHRECLANQLAATHDLHSLVAALVTTVERQGPATADHFLELIRRTVMVDNTVKQYFTQQQLAQLSQRREQLGEQHHQQVQAGWAELIPQVDAAIAAGVEPTSPQGQQLAARWAQLLEEFHGGDAGLRDSLLQMHADHADRIERESAGPSAAHIEFVNAANAAQD; encoded by the coding sequence ATGAAGTGGATGGGTGAGCGGGTATGGAAAGTCGGTGAACTCGCCGACGATGCTGGGTTGACGATTCGGACGCTGCATCATTACGACCGAATCGGCTTGGTGCGCGCAGCGAAGCGGACCGGGACGGGCCATCGGCTGTACACAGAAGCCGATGTACAACGCCTGTATCAGGTTTTGGCCCTCCGCCAATTAGGGTTGGGGCTGGACAAGATCGCCGAACTGCTCGCCGGCACCGTAACAATGGCTCAGGTGCTACTCGCCCATCGTGAGTGCCTCGCTAACCAGTTGGCCGCCACCCATGACCTGCACTCGCTGGTTGCCGCGCTGGTCACCACAGTGGAGCGGCAGGGCCCCGCGACCGCTGATCACTTCCTGGAATTGATCAGGAGAACCGTCATGGTCGATAACACTGTCAAACAATACTTCACCCAGCAGCAGCTGGCTCAGCTCTCGCAACGCCGAGAGCAGCTCGGTGAACAGCACCATCAGCAGGTGCAAGCCGGATGGGCTGAACTGATCCCGCAGGTGGACGCAGCGATCGCAGCGGGGGTGGAGCCGACGTCACCGCAAGGACAGCAGCTGGCCGCGCGGTGGGCACAACTGCTGGAAGAATTCCACGGCGGCGACGCCGGACTACGAGACAGCCTGCTCCAGATGCACGCCGACCACGCTGACCGGATCGAGCGCGAGTCCGCCGGCCCCTCAGCCGCGCACATAGAGTTCGTCAACGCCGCGAACGCCGCGCAGGACTAG
- a CDS encoding cytochrome P450: MSTPQQPAQSFVHGSPVRSDEPRVRLYTPEFAADPHNAYRAMRREFRSMVPVELSPGVPATLVIGYRTALQILNDPAHFPADPRVWQRNIPASCPIRPMLEWRPVASRSTGSDFLRYRRATASSINAVDLFALHDTVESIAVPMINSFCQDGSADLIRQYVFPLVFQVVNALLGCSPEIGQRLATATAAIVEAVDAEEGNKLLSAALLELVTLKKAEPQDDITSHLLQDPADLTTEEAIHHVAQIYGTGIEFLLNLIVNTLLLIVTDERFGGRVLGGVLTARDALDEVLFNDPPLANLLISFPPHPILIDEVWLPAHQPVVISMAACNNDPAIRTDDMAGNCSHLAWGVGQHACPAQSLAYLVAQDAIDQLLDAIPEIRLNHKADVPTWRPGPFHRALTALPVQFQPTSPLGTG; this comes from the coding sequence TTGAGTACACCTCAGCAACCCGCTCAGTCATTCGTCCACGGCTCGCCGGTTCGCTCCGACGAGCCTCGAGTTCGTTTGTACACACCAGAATTCGCTGCCGACCCACACAATGCCTACCGCGCGATGCGGCGCGAATTCCGGAGCATGGTGCCCGTGGAGCTGTCGCCAGGGGTCCCGGCGACGCTGGTGATCGGCTACCGCACCGCACTCCAGATCCTCAACGATCCAGCGCATTTTCCAGCGGATCCACGCGTGTGGCAACGAAATATCCCAGCGAGCTGTCCGATCCGCCCCATGCTGGAGTGGCGACCGGTCGCGAGCAGAAGCACCGGCAGCGACTTCCTGCGGTATCGACGTGCCACGGCCTCGAGCATCAATGCGGTGGATCTGTTCGCACTCCATGACACAGTGGAGTCGATAGCCGTTCCGATGATCAACAGCTTCTGTCAGGACGGCTCGGCAGACCTGATCCGGCAGTACGTGTTTCCACTTGTTTTTCAAGTCGTCAACGCTCTGCTCGGCTGCTCACCCGAGATCGGGCAGCGGCTGGCTACCGCGACCGCCGCCATCGTCGAAGCCGTCGACGCGGAAGAAGGAAACAAGCTGCTCAGCGCGGCCCTACTCGAGCTGGTGACGCTCAAAAAGGCAGAGCCGCAGGACGATATCACATCTCATCTACTGCAGGATCCGGCCGATTTGACGACCGAGGAGGCGATCCACCATGTAGCTCAGATTTATGGCACCGGAATCGAATTCCTGTTGAATCTGATCGTCAATACTCTGCTGTTGATCGTCACGGACGAGCGCTTCGGCGGGCGAGTACTCGGTGGTGTCCTGACCGCTCGCGATGCGCTGGACGAAGTGCTCTTCAACGACCCGCCGCTCGCGAATCTTCTGATCAGCTTCCCTCCGCACCCGATCCTCATTGATGAGGTGTGGCTGCCGGCCCATCAGCCCGTGGTCATCAGTATGGCGGCGTGCAACAACGATCCTGCGATTCGAACCGACGATATGGCTGGAAATTGTTCTCATCTGGCATGGGGTGTCGGCCAGCATGCCTGCCCGGCACAATCGCTGGCCTATCTCGTCGCCCAGGACGCCATCGACCAGCTGCTGGACGCCATACCCGAGATCCGGCTGAACCACAAAGCCGATGTCCCGACATGGCGTCCTGGACCGTTCCACCGTGCGCTGACAGCGTTGCCCGTCCAGTTTCAACCGACGAGCCCACTCGGAACCGGATAG
- a CDS encoding SAM-dependent methyltransferase, with protein sequence MSDIQESTLRAVTAFYDNVDAVELLMGTSIHMGYWPDGPDTDLQRAQDRLTDLVGTASGAGPGMNLLDVGCGTGAPALRLARALRTAVTGVSISSAEITTAQARADRAELQEQVSFQVGDVLSLPFAEATFDSAIAIESVVHTLDKELALREIHRVLRPGGTLVISDVTMREPEKVVGLETFDLPVFGLLALQTNSGYRDLVTAAGFELTHVEDISAQTHPFYALCKQRLAERRPELNAAAGAAQTSALEDLLGLFAVTKQIGYILLVATKPE encoded by the coding sequence ATGTCCGATATCCAAGAGTCCACCCTCCGCGCTGTCACAGCCTTCTACGACAACGTCGATGCCGTTGAGCTACTCATGGGCACAAGTATTCACATGGGATACTGGCCGGACGGTCCCGACACTGATCTCCAGCGCGCCCAGGACCGGCTGACCGACCTCGTCGGCACCGCCAGCGGCGCAGGCCCAGGCATGAACCTGCTGGATGTCGGCTGCGGCACCGGCGCACCCGCACTGCGGCTTGCCCGCGCCCTCAGGACAGCCGTAACCGGCGTCAGTATCAGCAGTGCCGAGATTACGACGGCACAAGCCCGCGCCGACCGCGCCGAACTGCAAGAACAAGTCAGCTTCCAAGTAGGAGATGTGCTGTCGTTGCCGTTCGCCGAGGCGACGTTCGATTCCGCGATAGCAATAGAGTCCGTTGTCCACACCCTCGACAAAGAACTCGCACTTCGCGAGATCCATCGAGTCCTGCGGCCAGGCGGAACACTCGTGATCTCGGATGTGACCATGCGGGAGCCCGAAAAAGTCGTCGGCTTGGAGACCTTCGACCTCCCGGTCTTCGGCCTTCTCGCGCTACAGACCAACAGCGGATACCGCGACCTGGTCACCGCCGCGGGCTTCGAACTCACTCACGTCGAAGACATCAGCGCACAGACGCATCCTTTCTACGCGCTGTGCAAGCAGCGGCTCGCCGAGCGTCGTCCCGAACTCAACGCCGCGGCCGGCGCGGCCCAGACCTCGGCGCTAGAGGATCTGCTGGGACTGTTCGCGGTGACCAAACAAATCGGCTACATCCTGCTCGTCGCCACCAAGCCGGAGTGA
- a CDS encoding pyridoxal-phosphate dependent enzyme: protein MTTAISVADIRDAALRLTGAAHWTPVLSSRTLDDRAVAEVLIKCENFQRTGAFKYRGAYNAISRLSQKQLARGVSAFSSGNHSQAVALVARQLGTSATILMPEDTPRYKIEATRGYGAEIVTYDRYTQDRVALGTALARERGMTLIPPYDNPHVISGQGTVAMELFAEAGRLDVLVVPVGGGGLIAGSAMVAKLQPGVRVVGVEPVTGDDTRRSLAAGERVRIPVTTSIADGLAAEIPGELTFSINRRLVDRIVTVSDEAIRDAMRFAFERLKIVIEPSAAVGLAAIHQRLIGPAKRVGVIVSGGNISAQRFAELTADPAAKLSY, encoded by the coding sequence ATGACTACAGCCATCTCGGTTGCCGACATTCGGGATGCGGCGCTCCGGCTCACCGGTGCCGCGCACTGGACACCTGTCCTGTCCTCGCGCACGCTCGATGATCGTGCGGTGGCCGAGGTGCTGATCAAGTGCGAAAACTTCCAGCGCACCGGTGCTTTCAAGTATCGCGGAGCCTACAACGCCATCTCCCGGCTCAGCCAGAAGCAGCTCGCAAGAGGGGTCTCAGCCTTCTCTTCGGGCAATCATTCGCAAGCTGTCGCTCTGGTAGCGCGCCAGCTGGGCACCAGTGCCACGATCCTCATGCCCGAAGACACTCCGCGCTACAAGATCGAAGCCACCCGCGGCTATGGAGCCGAGATCGTCACCTACGACCGCTACACCCAGGACCGTGTGGCGCTCGGAACAGCCTTGGCTCGAGAACGCGGCATGACACTCATACCACCGTACGACAACCCACACGTGATCTCGGGCCAGGGCACCGTGGCAATGGAATTGTTTGCCGAGGCCGGCCGCCTCGACGTGCTGGTCGTACCAGTCGGCGGCGGCGGCCTCATCGCAGGCAGCGCGATGGTGGCAAAGCTCCAACCCGGCGTTCGCGTAGTCGGTGTGGAGCCGGTCACCGGTGACGACACCCGGCGCTCACTGGCTGCGGGCGAACGTGTCCGGATCCCGGTGACCACTTCGATCGCCGATGGTCTCGCTGCGGAAATCCCAGGAGAGTTGACCTTCTCGATCAATCGCCGACTGGTCGACAGGATCGTCACCGTCAGTGACGAAGCCATCAGGGACGCAATGCGCTTCGCCTTCGAGCGTTTGAAGATCGTCATCGAGCCCAGCGCCGCGGTGGGGTTGGCCGCGATCCATCAACGGCTCATCGGCCCCGCGAAACGCGTGGGAGTGATCGTCTCCGGTGGCAATATCAGTGCCCAACGGTTCGCCGAGCTAACAGCGGACCCAGCAGCAAAGCTGTCGTACTGA
- a CDS encoding aminoglycoside phosphotransferase family protein yields the protein MCAIVTAAARGISQQNRGKRLNDKIWLLGRFAAVGGHVLAEKITRPKARKISDVPVSGRYITPEWLTAVLCRDVPAARVRSFSTSNASHGTSTRLAIRVEYNEAGDAAGLPVELFAKTSTSLRQRMLLGGARVIDGETQFFMNFRPEVAMEAPRGYWAAVDSASWRSVTLMEDIAATRGAAFTEPTAQITYGEVEDLVRNLARLHGTFWEHRMLGTLKTPNEMLRAIRSAIDMKARSKVGLRRAELVVPEALRGQHERLWAGVERALHLATEEMPPTLLHGDPHIGQTYATSDGRMGFADWQVIMRGGWAHDFAYTVNSACEPDDRRAWDRGLLKTYMAELESAGGAALALDDAWLSYRQQSMFAYAAWAFTIGRAAYQPRMQAPETCLTLMRRISTALDDLGSLDALGV from the coding sequence ATGTGCGCCATTGTCACCGCAGCGGCGCGCGGCATATCTCAACAGAATCGAGGCAAACGTTTGAATGACAAAATCTGGTTGCTCGGTCGATTCGCGGCGGTCGGGGGGCATGTACTGGCCGAGAAGATCACGCGACCGAAAGCGCGCAAAATCAGCGATGTCCCTGTCTCCGGAAGATACATCACGCCCGAATGGCTCACTGCGGTCCTGTGCCGCGATGTCCCCGCGGCGCGCGTGCGTTCATTCAGCACTTCGAATGCCAGTCACGGCACCTCGACGCGGCTGGCGATCCGGGTCGAGTACAACGAAGCAGGCGATGCGGCGGGTCTGCCAGTCGAATTATTCGCGAAGACAAGCACGTCGCTTCGGCAACGCATGCTGCTCGGCGGCGCCAGGGTGATCGATGGGGAGACCCAGTTCTTCATGAACTTTCGCCCCGAAGTGGCGATGGAGGCGCCGCGCGGGTACTGGGCGGCAGTGGATTCGGCATCGTGGCGATCGGTGACACTGATGGAGGACATCGCGGCGACCCGCGGCGCCGCGTTCACAGAGCCCACTGCGCAGATCACGTACGGAGAGGTCGAAGATCTGGTACGCAATCTGGCTCGCCTGCACGGCACCTTCTGGGAGCATCGAATGCTCGGCACTCTGAAGACTCCCAATGAAATGCTGCGTGCCATCCGCTCAGCGATCGATATGAAGGCGCGGAGCAAGGTGGGTCTGCGTCGAGCCGAACTGGTCGTTCCGGAAGCGCTTCGGGGACAACATGAACGGCTGTGGGCCGGCGTCGAACGGGCATTGCACCTCGCTACCGAGGAAATGCCACCGACGCTTCTGCACGGCGACCCGCACATCGGGCAAACCTATGCGACCTCGGATGGACGGATGGGTTTTGCCGACTGGCAAGTGATCATGCGCGGCGGCTGGGCGCATGACTTCGCCTACACGGTCAACTCGGCATGCGAACCCGACGATCGCCGAGCGTGGGATCGCGGGTTGCTGAAAACGTACATGGCCGAACTCGAAAGCGCCGGCGGCGCCGCGCTCGCTTTGGATGATGCCTGGCTGTCATATCGCCAGCAATCGATGTTCGCCTACGCCGCATGGGCATTCACCATCGGCCGAGCAGCATATCAGCCCAGGATGCAGGCGCCGGAGACGTGTCTGACGCTCATGCGGCGAATCTCCACCGCGCTGGATGACCTCGGCTCGCTCGATGCGTTGGGAGTCTGA